The following coding sequences lie in one Rutidosis leptorrhynchoides isolate AG116_Rl617_1_P2 chromosome 4, CSIRO_AGI_Rlap_v1, whole genome shotgun sequence genomic window:
- the LOC139844081 gene encoding aspartic proteinase 36-like, giving the protein MRAYFLSRNPLILTAVTTVVSVLLQIMLVVCEFPVTLTLERGFPVNHVVELNELKHRDSFRHPRILQELQPQQSSVASVVDFPVQGTYDPYRVGLYFTRVQLGSPPKEYYVQIDTGSDVLWVNCNACDGCPRSSGLQIPIQFYDPSSSSTASMIACSDQRCTLGTQSSDSGCSNNQCSYTFQYGDGSGTSGYYVSDQIHLDTIVGDSTSSNASASIVFGCSTTQTGDLTKSDRAVDGIFGFGQQGLSVIAQLSSQGVVPDAFSHCLVGNGAGGGILVLGQIIEPTMVYTPLIPSQPHYNLNLLSISVNGQTLSIDPSMFATSSSRGGTIIDSGTTLAYLAEEAYDPFVEAITQAVSQTIQSIISKGNQCYLVTSSTPEMFPTVSLNFAGGASMVLRPQDYLLQQNSVGGAGVWCIGFQKIRGQGITILGDLVLKDRIVVYDLGGQRIGWANYDCTSSVNVSTSSTGGRSEYVNAGQIGSSSSLQNNGYKLIFIVVTFMLQLHIHVGFS; this is encoded by the exons ATGCGGGCTTATTTTCTTTCCAGAAATCCACTGATCTTGACCGCAGTTACTACTGTGGTTTCTGTATTACTCCAAATAATGCTTGTTGTTTGTGAGTTTCCGGTTACCTTGACATTAGAAAGAGGTTTTCCGGTGAACCATGTTGTTGAATTGAATGAACTGAAACACAGAGACAGTTTTAGACACCCTAGAATCTTGCAGGAGCTGCAACCACAACAGTCTTCTGTAGCAAGTGTTGTTGATTTCCCTGTTCAAGGGACTTATGATCCTTATCGTGTTGG GCTTTATTTTACGCGAGTTCAATTGGGTTCACCACCAAAGGAATATTATGTACAAATCGATACCGGAAGTGATGTGTTATGGGTCAACTGCAATGCGTGCGACGGGTGTCCTAGATCGAGTGGACTGCAA ATTCCTATTCAGTTCTATGACCCATCAAGCTCATCAACAGCTTCAATGATTGCTTGCTCAGACCAACGGTGTACTTTAGGAACACAATCGTCTGATTCTGGTTGTTCAAATAATCAATGCAGTTATACATTTCAGTATGGAGATGGTAGTGGAACATCAGGGTATTATGTATCTGATCAAATTCATTTAGATACAATTGTTGGAGATTCAACATCATCAAATGCCTCAGCATCTATTGTATTTGG TTGTAGCACGACTCAAACTGGGGACTTGACCAAGTCTGATAGAGCTGTTGATGGGATATTTGGGTTCGGTCAGCAGGGGTTGTCTGTAATTGCACAACTTTCTTCACAAGGGGTGGTTCCAGATGCGTTTTCTCATTGTCTAGTTGGAAACGGTGCGGGTGGTGGCATTTTGGTTCTGGGTCAGATAATTGAGCCAACTATGGTTTATACTCCACTCATCCCGTCACA GCCTCATTACAACTTGAATCTGCTGAGTATATCTGTGAATGGGCAAACGTTGTCCATTGATCCATCGATGTTTGCCACATCAAGTAGCCGAG GTGGAACCATAATTGATTCTGGAACCACACTTGCATACCTTGCAGAAGAGGCGTATGATCCATTTGTGGAAGCT ATTACACAGGCTGTCTCACAAACTATCCAGTCTATTATATCAAAGGGTAACCAGTGTTATCTAGTTACCTCGAG TACACCTGAGATGTTTCCTACAGTAAGCTTGAATTTTGCTGGTGGTGCTTCAATGGTTTTAAGACCCCAGGACTATCTACTACAACAGAACTCAGTT GGTGGGGCTGGAGTGTGGTGCATAGGCTTTCAGAAAATTCGAGGTCAAGGAATTACTATTTTAGGAG ATCTTGTTCTAAAAGACAGGATTGTTGTTTATGATCTTGGTGGTCAACGGATTGGTTGGGCGAATTATGACT GTACGTCGTCTGTAAATGTGTCAACCAGCTCAACTGGCGGTAGAAGTGAATATGTGAATGCTGGTCAGATCGGCAGTAGCAGTTCGTTGCAAAATAATGGTTACAAGTTGATTTTTATTGTTGTGACTTTCATGCTCCAATTACACATACATGTTGGTTTTTCATAG